From the Solanum stenotomum isolate F172 chromosome 4, ASM1918654v1, whole genome shotgun sequence genome, one window contains:
- the LOC125862447 gene encoding CBL-interacting serine/threonine-protein kinase 5-like — protein MEKKILFGKYETGRQLGKGTFAKVFHATNLATGENVAIKVIKKEIVKSQAMMEQIKREISVMRLVRHPNIVELKEVMATKTKIFIVMEYVKGGELFAKVAKGRLKEDVARKYFQQLISAVEFCHSCGVSHRDIKPENLLLDENENLKVTDFGLSALPEQLLNDGLLYTQCGTPAYIAPEIIRNKGYNGGKADLWSCGVVLYVLLAGCLPFQDGNLVNLYRKIFKAEYRFPPWLSTEAKRLISRILIPNPQKRISIAGIMKDPWFRKDFKMPIYNGNISSSSSLIDHEHDTISMLDKFGRSDEYLKHGGMIKSPSSPALLNAFELISSMSAGANLSSLFENKKKTESIFTSRCSATIIMAKIQLLARKLNFKVARVNGSTLRLQGSCDSRPKARLLVNIEVFKVAPEVAVVKFSKISGDSQEYTKFFEEEVKPNLKDIVLTWHVEQVLSDICEKEDCKIPIKCASCKDLTQNKLQEIDDITANLSSSV, from the coding sequence ATggagaagaaaatattgttcGGCAAATATGAAACTGGGAGACAATTAGGGAAAGGAACATTCGCTAAAGTCTTCCATGCAACCAACCTTGCCACTGGTGAAAATGTTGCTATCAAAGTGATCAAGAAAGAGATTGTGAAATCTCAAGCAATGATGGAGCAAATCAAGAGGGAAATATCTGTTATGCGCCTTGTCCGCCACCCTAACATTGTTGAACTCAAAGAAGTCATGGCAACGAAAACAAAGATCTTCATTGTCATGGAATACGTAAAAGGTGGAGAACTCTTTGCAAAAGTAGCCAAAGGGAGGCTTAAAGAAGACGTTGCTCGAAAATATTTTCAGCAGTTAATAAGTGCTGTTGAATTTTGCCACAGTTGTGGTGTTTCTCATCGTGATATAAAGCCAGAAAATCTCCTacttgatgaaaatgaaaatttaaaggTAACAGATTTTGGTCTATCGGCTTTGCCAGAGCAATTGCTGAACGATGGTCTTCTATACACTCAGTGTGGAACTCCAGCCTATATTGCACCAGAAATAATACGAAATAAAGGTTATAATGGTGGGAAGGCTGATCTTTGGTCATGCGGAGTCGTATTATATGTTCTTCTAGCAGGCTGTTTACCTTTTCAAGATGGTAATCTTGTGAATTTGTATAGAAAGATTTTCAAAGCTGAATATAGATTTCCCCCTTGGTTATCTACAGAAGCAAAACGTTTAATATCTAGAATATTAATCCCTAATCCACAAAAAAGGATAAGTATAGCTGGAATAATGAAAGACCCTTGGTTtagaaaagattttaaaatgCCAATTTATAATGGAAAtatttcatcatcatcatcattaattGATCACGAACACGATACAATATCTATGTTAGATAAATTTGGAAGATCTGACGAATACTTAAAGCATGGAGGGATGATCAAATCACCCTCTTCACCAGCCTTATTGAATGCTTTTGAATTGATCTCATCTATGTCAGCTGGCGCAAATTTATCAAGCTTGTttgagaacaagaagaaaacaGAGTCCATTTTCACATCGAGGTGTTCAGCCACAATCATTATGGCGAAGATTCAATTGTTGGCTaggaaattgaattttaaagttGCAAGGGTTAATGGATCAACCTTGAGGCTGCAAGGTTCTTGTGATAGTAGGCCGAAAGCACGTTTATTGGTGAACATCGAGGTGTTCAAAGTGGCTCCGGAAGTGGCTGTAGTTAAGTTCTCAAAAATCTCAGGGGATTCACAAGAGTATACCAAGTTTTTTGAGGAGGAGGTAAAACCAAATTTAAAGGACATTGTTTTGACATGGCATGTTGAGCAAGTGTTAAGTGATATTTGTGAAAAGGAAGATTGTAAAATTCCAATCAAGTGTGCTAGTTGCAAGGATTTGACTCAGAATAAGCTACAAGAAATTGACGATATAACTGCTAATTTGTCATCCAGCGTGTGA